CACCTACTGCGTGCCCGGCTCTGGCGGGGAGCCAAAGTCCCAGCTCtcagagggaggaagacagagctTCGTCTTCACAGTAGTGAAATACGTATAACGTAGactcaccattttaaccattctCAGTGGCGTTCAGTGCATTGTTGCGTCTCCAGCACGGGCTCACCTTCCCAGGTGGAAACTCTGTGCCCATCAAACACTAACTCCCACCCACtcccgcagcccctgccccctctcctctctgtctctgtgggtcTGACTCCTCCAGGGCCTTGCTGTGAGCAGGCTCCCACCGGGTGCATCCTGTGGTGGCCGGGTTGTTCCACCCAGCGCAGCGTCCTCGGGGTCCACCTGGGCTGTAGCACAGGAGCGAAAGCTAAAGCCCACACACCCACAGGGCAAGGGTGGGTGGTGGAAGGCAGGACTGGGGAAGAGCGAGTTTAGACTGCAGGACTGAGAAAcctggggccggggccaggggcgGGACCTCTGAGCAGGCCGCTGAGGCAGGGGCGGCATTTTCACCTGAGCAGCTCCCCGCAGCAGCCGGAGGTCCTCCCCTGGGTTTTGCAACCTCACGGTCACCGGTCACCGGCTGCCACCCGGGCCCCTCCAGCCACGGGAAGTTCACTCCGCCCTTCCCCAGGGGCTGCAGGTCCTGGAGGGGCCAGTGTCCTGTCAGCCTCCCCCAACCTTGCCCGTGCGGCTTCAGCAGTCCCTACTcttcttgggcctcagtttcccccccaGGGAAGGGCACTGGACTCCTGGCCCTGGCAGGCCTGGAAACCTCACAGCCTCTTGCAGAACCCCAGTGCTGTGTGGAACTGGGAACACCGGAGAACCAGGGGCGGGCctgctgctgtgactcagtggggagagggatgtggggggggggcgccacCCACGCACGCACACAGAGTGACACCACACCATCACTCGcagagacacgcacacacacacagacacaccgcACAAGcaaaactcagacacagagacacacgcaACACAACCCAATCCCAGATGCAGACGCGGcagaaaaccacacacacagcacacacacagacacggcTCAGAGAGGTGTGGTCACAGCACACACACGAAGATGCCACGGAAcacaactgagccacacatggGTTATGGAAGACACACATGGGATGTATACCatgcaaacacacagacacaggcgGAGGTGCAggcaaacacacagaaacacagacgCGACACACCAGCCACACACTCGACAGAGACTCGACCACAGGCGTCTGCACGGCACACACTCAGGAGCAGTCCCGGCCGGGCTGGCTGTGTGTTTGTGTTGCTGGGGGTGGAGAGTGGTTGGGGGTGCTCAGGACGGGGACACACAACTGGCTCCACCACAGCTTTCCTTCTGGGTGGTCTCTCAGGCccacgaccccccccccccctagcTCCCAGGCCCCAGCATACCATCAGGGCCCCAGGGCTGAGCCGATTTGCCCAGGAATCCCGAGAGCACTCCAGGCCTGCCCAGGGAGATTCGGGCATTCCTTGCCGACGCCAACCGTGCTTCCCCCAGAGGATGAGACCTTGTGTGGGGACCGGGCTGGTGGTTGACCCTCGGGACGCAGACATCCAGAGTTCCTCAGGGATCCGGAAGTCCaggcccccaggtccccaggcccccaggcttCACTCCAGGATTATGTGAGGTTTTCCTACTGCATCCCAATGGGCTGCCTGGCAGCTGGTGCCTCAGGTGGGCCAGGAAGGAgggtgctgccccctcccccgctgaaCCCACCTAGTCACTGTCCCCACAGGGTGTAAGGGCAAGTTGCAGCAGCCCAgctccaccccctttccctgcAGGGAGACTTTACCCTGTCCAGGCCTCAGTGTCCTTGGCTGCACAGGGGGGCAAGCACGGGTCCCCACAGAGGCTGCCCCGTGCGGTCAGCCTTCCACGCCCAGTGGGGCACAGAGAAGTGCTCGGGGCCTGGGAGGCTGATTGGTGCTCCTTTCCGGAGCATGTGGCGGCCCGGGCCAAGGCCCGCAGAGGGATACCCAGCTGCCTGCAGCCAGCACGACGCTGTGTGGCCTGtaccccccattccccccaccgCAGACAGGGCTCCCCCTTCCCTAGGGCCAGGGCCACAGGCTCTCCCGATTGTTAAGCCCTTTCCTGGCCCTTCCTCATCTCTCAGGACTGTGCTCTCTGAGGGAAGGGACCCCAACTCAAGTGGCCCCTCgacccccaggcctccccctttATTAGTCTCTGTGACCCCTGCCCTGTGTGTCAATAAGCCTGGGACACCACCAAGTCGTGAGCTCATGGCTCAGtgccggcacacagtaggtgctgtCCAGGCACCCTATCTGCAGTTGTGTGCTCTGACCGTCTTAAGAAATTACCAGAGACTTGGAGGCTTTAAACAGCACAGGTTTATGCCTCCCAGCTCCGGAGGTCGGAAGTCCACCACCCTCTCGCTGGGCTGACATCAGGCTGGCCACAGGGCCAGACCCTCCAGGAAGCCTCGGAGGGCCCAGCCTCTGGAGGCACCGCCTCCCTGGGACAGCgggccccctctccctctgcacgGTGTGCAGCGCAGCCTCTCCCGGTCTCAGCCAACTCTGCCTCTGTTGTCACGCCCCCTTCTTCTCCGAGGCTGACCCCTGCCTCCCAGACAGAGGGCCCTGGTGATGCTGAcactgcccccgccccagagcctcccttcaccccacctgcaaagtccctttaGCCACGGACAGCCACAGATCCACAGGACCTGGGGTTCGGAGGGGGCATCTTTGGGGGCTGTTGTTCAGCCGGCCCCACTATCCTCATCTGCGGGTGCTCCTATTCCTATAATTCCCACCTGAAGGTGCAAGagccgaggctcagagagccaAGGTCAGGGGCCCAGGCTCCCCCGAGAGTAGGTGGCAAGCACCAGTGTGGACTCAGGGCTTTCTGACAGCATCGGCCACATGCACCCGAGCGAGACATCGGTAGGAGGGTCTGGGGACACAGGAGAAgccaggctgggagtggggggattCAGCAGGCGGCAAAGAAGGTGGACAAGgggctggccagggctggaggccaGTACGTCCATCTCACCCTGGGGGCTTCCCTGGACACTTCAGCCAACCTGGTAAGCGCCTGGGGATCCCAGGGGGTTTCCTGGGATTTGGAGTGGGGAGGGATGAGCTTGGAAAGGACAGGCTACTGTGTCTCAAGGCCATTTCCTCGGAAAGGTGGGGCCAGCATGTCCAGGAAACCCTGGCTGGCCTTCAAGACCACCACTGACCTGCTGATTCAGCCGCAGAAAGTGTGGTCATGTGGTCACTCATGGGGATGTCGGGGACGCCCACTGGGAAAAGGCAGAGGGCAGCTGGAAGGggcttctcctgcccccacctcctgcgTCCCGGCGAAAGCCCCCTCTGTCTCGAACGCagaccctccttcccccaccacctCACTCTCAGGCTGCGAGTTTTGGGGGGAATCTCTTTGCTAGAAAGTTCCACCCCCTACCTCCCCATGTGGGCACAGCAActtctgtccctcctcctctcctcctcccgcccctgccAGACTCTGAGCCCCAGGGAGGCAGCAACCAGGACCTGAGCCCCCAACATTTCACTCGGACAGTCTTCAAGCACGCGGCAATGTTGAGCAAGAAATGGAAGGCCCGTGCTCAGATTCTGCAGTCGATGTCGTCTTTACCTGCCCGACTCTGACTCTGCGCATCCACCCTCGATCCGTCTCCTTTTCCCTGCATTTCCAGCTCAGCTGCAGACTTCCAGCTCAGCTGCCCCGAAATCCTGCGGCCTCCAGAACACGACTGCAGTGCAGAGTTTGTCTGCCTCTCTccttactgttttttctttccccttgagTGAACCGACAGGGAATGAAATGCACGAATTCCCAAGAGGGTTTTCTTCCAGCTTTGAGGAATGCATTCGCCTTGTAATTCAAATGCCTTTCAAGatcacagaacatttccatcgcTCCAGAACGTTCTTTCGTGGTCCTTCCTGGGAAATCCCTGCCTCTGCTCACAGGCGGGCCTTGGCCCATGTGTTTTCCCACCTAGAAGGGTTCCGCCTGTTCCAGGACTCCCTGTCGGTGGGCTCCTGGGGTCTGTAGTGCTTTGTGAATGGCCgtttccacccagccccaggaTTTCCCGAACCCTTCGTGTCCAGACCCTAAGCTCCTGTCCTCCATGGCACGCCAGTGCCCGAAGCCTGGAGAGCTCACCAGGGCTGGAGCACTGCTGCTGGAGGAGGAAACGACTGTGAACCGAGGAGTGAAACTGCTCCGTGCCCCAGGGGGCCTGGTctcactccttccctctggcttctctcaccaACCCCGCCTTGGTCTGGGATCAGGGGCTGTAGTCCGAATAGCAGAGACACCCCGACTCCTGCCCCCAAGTCCCCGGGCTCCCACAAATAACACAAGGAGTCAGGCAGGTGCTGCCCGcagcttcctgccttccccactaTGGGCTTCGCTTGCAGCTTGGCTTCCTCCCCTCCTGCTCTTCTGTGGAGAAGGGCCCCCACCTGGCTCTAGCCCGGCTGAGATCTGCCCTGGGTCCAAACGGGCCTCCGGAGCAGTCAGCACCCCCAGACACGGCTGCGGGCGCAGAGTGGGGTGCCTGCTTTGCAAACtggtttggcagtttcttgtGAGAGGAAAACCCTCACCTGCTGTCTGACCCACTGCCAGGTATTTTCCCCAAAGGAGTGAAAACTTAAAGCCATAAAACATCTGTACAAAGTTtgttggcgggggtgggggttgccGGAGCAGCAGGGCCGGCCGGCTGGTAAAGCATGGGGGGCCGACTTcccagggcagctggtggtgGTGTCCTGACTGCCCACCGATGCCCCTCGGCCCTGCAGACGCTGACTGACACAGGGCCCCCTACCTGAGGAGTCACAGGCCCCAGTGAGGCCCCTGGGCCACCTCCCAGGTCGGGGCCACCTGCTTCCACTGGTACTGCCCACATGGTTGGCCTGTGGTGGCCCACCGCCCTGGTGCCTGGGCGCAGGCCAGTTCCAGCCCTGGGTGCAGCCCCCTCCGGTCCCCGACGGGCTGGGAGCAGAGCTGTAGCCACAGGCCATGGGGTGACGTCCCACTGGGCCAGAAGGCAGAGTTGCCTGGGCTGTCGGGCAGCTTTCTGCTTGACCTGCTGGAGCCAAGTGGGGGCCAGCCCAGACCTTCCATGGGAGGGGCCCAGGACGATGAAGGCGAAGGGCCTGCAGGGTGACCCCAGCCCCCCAGACACCTCTACCCAAACGTGCCAAACGTAGAGGCGCAGAGGGCCAGCCGTAGAGGTGCGGGGCCAGCGGCCCACGACCTCCCAGGAGGGCAAGGCTCGTGCCACACCGTCTCCCCGGATGCCCCTGGGCAGGAGGTCTTCGagaccctgcctccctcctcacccacacAAGCCGCTGCTGTGCCGCTGGCCCAGGCTCAGGAAGGTCAGCAGGCCCGGGGCCCTGCGTCTCGTGCCCTGAGAGCACGGCCAGAGCGGCTGCTGAGGAAGCACCTACCCGACCGCTCAGACGACAGCCTCCTCTGGGCCGGCTGGAGGGCTTCTCCGTCTGACCCGACCCAACCTGCAAGACACGGGAGGTCTGGCTGTGCTGAACCAGGTCCCGGCTGGTCACGCGCACCTACAAGGCCTGCTGTGAGAAGCGGGAGCTGATGGACAGGGAGATGCGGCTGGACAAGGATCGGGAAGGCCTCCTGCACCTGGTGGGTGGTGCCCACGACAAAaacagggagaggggcaggaacCCACCACTGACTGTGTTCCGGAGGAGGGTGCCACGTGGGGACGGTCCCCAGTGGGGCGAGCACAGGAATGTGTCCCACCTCCCCACAGTGTGTGATCCCAGCCGTGTAGGCTTGCGATCCCGAGGGCTTGGCACCTGCTTCCTCGGTGCTGCCCAGAGACACAAGGGCAGGTGTCGGGATCCCGGCGGGCAGCTTGCTGAGGGGTAGGCGCACGGGAATGTCTCGGTGCTCCCACGACCGGCCCAGCCTCATAGGTACTCAAGTAACTGAAATAATGTTACTCTGgggactggcttatttccttatttcccaAGTGCTAGGAGTGTCTCTGATCTCCACGGGGACCCCTCGGCTCATACCGGAGTTGATACCAAGGACGTGGCTCAGGTTGGGGGCTGACCACGCCAGAAAGGCCGACCGGGGCTGGGCGGACATTCAGCCAGCCAACCCCCAGGGAGAGGAGTGGGGCTGGAGAAGCAGTGCAGGCACCGAGCAAAGATTCGCCTGTCACGCCTTCATCATGAAACCCCTAGAAAAGCTCCACACACCAGCGCTCACAGGAGCATCCTGGCCGGGGAGCACGTGGAAGGGCCATGGGGAGAGAACACGGGAGCTCCGTgggagccccgccccacccagccctcgCCCTGTGGGTCTCCTCGTTGGCCAGCCCGAATCTGCGTCCTTCACCATACAATTGTACGTGGAGGGCTTTCCTGAGTGCCGAGTCATTCTGACAACTTAGGGAGCCAGAGGGGGTTGTGAGAGCCTCTGCATTTGTTGGGGTTGGTTTGAATCTCCTGGTCAGGAGTGAGGGTGGCTTGGAGACTCCTGAACTCACAGCTGAGGGGCGTCTGCACGAACTGGGGCACTACAGGAAAGCACCCCGGATTACCCGCATGGGCCTTAAGGTGCAACTGCAGGTGTCCCTGCAAGAGGGCAGCAGAGGAAAGGGGCCCAGAGGAGAAGGCGGTGTGACCATGGGGGCGAGATGCTGCCCTCCCGGCTGTGCGCTGGAAGGGGCCGTGGGCCAGGAAACGCACGGGGTGCTGCTGAGGAAGCTGCAGGACAAGGACAcgggtcccccccgcccccccccccccgccccccacacacccgGAGTGGCCCGAGGGAGCCTGGTCCTGGGACACTGTGTTTCGGCTCAGCGAAACTAACCTTGAGCTTCTGTACTGCACAGAATGCCTGCTTTTTCTTTAAGCcctacccaaggatatgtttattgatggttagagagacagggaaacatcgacatgagagagaaacatcggccggccagttgcctccagtacacgccccaactggggaacaaacctacaacccaggtaggtgtcctgactgggggtcaaacccagGACTTTGAGGaatatgggatgacgctccaaccaactgagacccCTGACCAGGCCCTAAGCCACAGGACGTGTGCTGTCCTAAGCCATCCAGCGGTGCTCATGTTACAGCGACCCTAATGGACCCATGCACTCCTGCAAGCTGACCCTCTGGGAAGCTGCCAGTCTGGCTGACAGTTCACTGGGTGTGCTCTCTGTCCAGGGGTCAGACAGCTCCCGGGCCGGGCCAGGGCCTTGCTCTGAGCCGCACGTGGAAAGGGCACAGAGAAGGGCGGGAGGGCTGGCTGCTGACAGCACTGAGCGGCGTCACCTGTGCAAGGTGTGTCGGCGgtgtcctctcttcctcctgctcagTCAGTGCTCTCGGGGCCGGGCACCCCAGGGGCCACCAGCAGCTTGGGTTTTGCACTCAGTTCTTACCCCTTAGTTAGACCTGACTCCCCTGGAAATTTCAGgacagcccccagggcccaggacaggggCAGGAAACCTGGGGAGAAGGGTGAATTCAGATCAAAACCCCCAGTGGATAAAGCCAGGCTTTGTGGGCCCTGTACCCACCAGTGGGGTTCCGCCCCACTTCCTGCCTTCCGACACCCTCCACGTGCTGAAATCCCATTGGTCCTCGAAAGCTCATCTTCTCTGGGACGTATTTCCCCATTGTCCCACCCAGGGGTCACAGAACCTAAGTGCCTGAGACACAAGGCCCCTGCTGCTCAGATCCCAGCAGCCCCTCTCACACCCGCCTCAGGGCCTTGTCTCAGGCCGCCTGATGTCGCCACAAGGCAGTGACAGTGTCTTCCAGAGAAGGGGCTACCCCTTTGGTATCTCAGCACAATCTCTCTCCCCGAGGACACAGTTGGCTCCCTCAGGCCCGTCCTGCATCACTCACTCCTGGATTCCTCCACTGAGTCTCTCACGGGTCACAGCAGTCCTGCGCTGAGCCGGACCAGAGTGCGACAGTTGGGCGCAGGTGGGAGGCAGGactgggccctgcctccctcgTGTGTCCCCAGTGTCTGCACAGCcctcctggcccagagcaggccaGTCACTCGGGTTCAGGGCATCATAGAACCATGAGGACACTCAGAGAGGTCGGGGTCACTCACAGGGATCACGTCAGGGTCTTTGGGATAAAACTTAGAAGGTTCCCACAGCTGGGAGCCAAGGTTCATATCTCAAACGTGTCCCGATGCTCCGTAGGGCTTCGAGGACAGACACAAAACCCCTCTCCTTGAGGCCTCCCAGGCcaggggagaaggcaggaagaCCAAACAGCTCCATCTCTGAGCCACCTGACCTCGGCTGGGGAGGGACGTGGGGCCAGATCAAagggcccaggagccagggtTTTGGAAGAGGTGGAGGTTACGCTAGGTCCGAGGGGAAGAGGTTGGAGCGGAGGTCCCAGATCGCAGGCACTGGACCCGGCTGAGTGGGGCTGTTTCTCCTCAATAGCGGTGGGCGGGagaagaaaagacacacacaccaGACGGTGGTGGGAAGAACCAGGAGGGCCAGCAGCTGAGGGACGACACGGGCAGCTGGTGGCCTGGCTCAGGCGGCAGCTGGTCTGGCTCAGGGGACTGGGTGGGCTCAGCAGCTGAGCCTCTTCTCGCAGATCCAGTTGTCCTTCTCACTGTCGCAAGGAGCGTCGTTCCATAGCCCGGTACGCAGCATCATGACGCAGTCCTCGCGCCCCAGGGAGTCATTGGGCTCACCCCGGTTCCAGTGGCTGCAGAGGTTTGGTTGGGGTGTGGTTGGGGGTTTGGCTGAGGATGGCCCTAGGTCCAGCCCATTTGTTGTGTGGGGCTAGTCTAGACACCCTGAGGGTCTAACTTAAGCAAGGCCCTGGGGTATAACTTTATAAAGCCCAGAAGCTGTGCCTCAGCCAGTTCCTGGTGGCTAGCTTGGCCATCCCTAAGGAGTGCTTGAGATCTGTCCAATGCACTTGTCCCCAGGGGCTGAcctgtctccttcccctcctccctttccttaccTGAAGCTGAGCGAGACTCCGTCTATCCACTGATAGCTCTGGACCTTGCTCGCGTGGCGCACAGCCCTGAGGCCCAGCCAGTAGCCGCGGCCTCTTGTATTCCGACTCAGGAAGCCCTGGATGGAAGGAGAGGTTAGTTGCCTTGCCAGTGGCTGCCACCCGCAGACACCTCCCAGCCATGACCCCTGCGGTGAACTCCCCATCCCACCTCCAACCACACTGCACTGGCCACGCACCTGCTCCTCCAGGTTCCCGACAATCACCAGGTGCGCACCCGCGCCCGCGCAATTGTGCTGCGCCTCTTCCCATCTGGCCCGCACCACCGAGAAAAAGTAGCAGGAACCCTGGAAGGGCAGCCACGACGTGGGGCACTGCTCACAGGAACCTGTGGGGTGGCAAAGGTCCATGAAGTTGACTGCTCCCAGGTGCAGCACTCAGAGGGAGTTGAGGGTCGCAGGGGCAGAGCCATGGAAAGGGCGGATTCCGGCGGATCAGGGACCCAACGGGCCCGCGGGCAGGTCCACTAACCCCGTTGTGCACGCCCATGCCCCTTCCTGCTCACTGTTTCCAGCTCGGACGGCCTCCAGCTCCCGGAACAGCTCGCTGCGGATGTTCTCGCGGTCCCTCCCCGCTTCAGCCAAGCTCTGGGTCACTGCGAGGTCACGGGAATCCAGATTGTATGTGGGTAGGGTCGGAGTCAGGAGAAGGGTTGAGAtgaggggaggggcagcatcACCGGAGGACCGTTATAGCGAGGAGGGTCCCcgtggggtgggggtcagaggtGTAGTCCACGGGCAGCGTCTAGGACTCAGGGTCAGGATGGGGGACAGGATCGGGGTTAGAGGTCAGGATCACAAGGATCAGCATGTAAATCACGGGTCGGGACACTGGTATGGTGAGGGATCCGGTGTGCGTCCCAAGACTGGGGTCCCTCACCGAGCTCGCTCAGTTCTTTCAGGGCGCTCTGCTGCTGGATCAGCTTCACCTGCGCCTCCGCAAGTTCTGCGCGCGCGGTCTTCAGCTGCGCCTGCGTGCCCAGGCCTAGGAGcggcgggggtggaggggtggagggggacgCCTGAGATCTCCTACCCTCGAGTCCACAGGACCCGCCCCCAGCCCACAGGACCCGCCCAAACCCGCAGGACCCGCCTCTCAGCCCACAAGTCTCACAGCAGCTATTGCAGGCTCGGAACTCTTCCTTCAAGTGGCCCAGCACCACCGTCTGCTCCGAGGCTGGAAAAACCCCCGCCCAACGCAGACATGCCAAGTCACCCATGGGGACTCGTGAGACACCCTTCACCACTCCCGGGCCAGCTCTGGGGAGCCTGGGGTATCCGCCCACCCACTCACAAACCCGGGAGCCCCTGGTCTGCACGCACCGTTTGCTCTCAGCAGGTCCTGGCGCCGAAGCAACTCCCCCTGCTGCGTGGAGGCTGTGGAGAGAGGCTCCTGCAGGCGCAGCCCAGGGACGAGGGAACTCTCCCCTCGCCCGAGGGGTGTGGGGACCACAGTCTTGGGACGCACACGGGGCGGGCAGGGGTACAGCGCACACGATACGCCCTCGAACCGAGCAGAGACAAGCACACGGGGCTGTGCTCACTCATTGATGCATACACATGCGCACAAGTGTGGGTACACACAGCTCCAAGAGGCACACGAACCGTTCGTTCACAAGCATTCAccctcagccccaggctgggATCCGGGACCTAGCTGGGGCgcccaggggcagagggaagaacTAAGCAGGGagttgggctgggggagggctgggacaCAATCTCCCCTTCCTACATGGTCCACTCACCCTTGGAAAGCAGGATGCTCAGGATGAAGGCCCACAGGACTGCAGTGACCACGagagccagggccaggaagaggaaCCGCCGTCCCCAGCGTCCACAGGGCCCTTGGGCAACAATAGACAGTCCTGGCTCTCTGGGCCCCGAGGACCATGCCCTGGACACTTGGGTCCCAGAACACCAGGGTTCCgagaggttaagtgacctgcCTAATGGCCACAGCCCTTCAATGATGGAGTGGAAATTTGAATCTACATCCCGTTGCCTCTAGAGCCTGTGGGGTCTCTCCTGCACCCACAACTTGCTCCCTCTCTAGGctgttctcctccctctcccatcaAACCCCAATTAAGAGGGACCCCAGGGGCCCGGTGAAGCAGTCCCACTGCTTGCTCATACCTCCGGGGACCTCGTCCAGCCCGCCACCCCACTTGCTGTACCCGGCAGTGTCCATGGTGAGCAGGCTCCCAGCCCTGGACACTGATATAAATgtagccccctcctccccccaatgcacccccctcccccgtttCCTTCCTTATCATCTCCTGCGTGTCAATTCCTGGTAACAAGGACCCACTGACCAATCACAGGGCTGGATGGCCCTTTGTGGGCTGAGCTGGCATTAAgggtgaggtggggcaggggaagtggaAGAATGCTGAGTGAAGGGGGTGGgagactgctgtgtgtgtgtgtggggggggtctgTGCTGCAGAGGGTGGATGTCCATAGGAAGCAGAGCGCGGGCGTGCTTCTGAGTGTGCGTGTGCAGGTGTGCTTGCTCACTATCAACCTCCCTGGGCTGGTAGCTGCAGCAACATCTGCAGGCCGGTGTAGGGGGCTTTGCTTTAGAGCTAGGTCTCCACCTCTTACAGGTCAGAGACTGGGCTCCCTCCTGAGAGGGGCAGCCTGAACCTGTCCAAGCTTCAGCCCCTCCTGGGGGGGACCCTGAGAAAGCCCCCTCAGGCCTGGACCACCGGGCTAGCTCAGCTTCCCTCCACCATTCTCCCACAGTTGCGTGCCAAAGGCTGACTCTTAACCCAGCCCTCCGCCAGAAGGGAGAACACAGACGGTCAGCTGGGCTACTGGACTTCAGTCTTGGGCAGAGGGGTGTAGGGTGTATGTATGTAGCTTCCAGCAGCCTCGGTTTTGTCCTCTGTGCAGAGGGGCACAGTGACGGGGACTGTCTCCAAGGGATGCTGTGACAAGGGAATGAGGTCATGTATCTCAAGCGCTGGCACCGTCCCCAGGCACAAAACCCACTGCACACTCATTCATCCTTTCAACAAATACTGAACGCCCCCGGGTGCCAGGCTTCGATCTCGGAACTGGGCATCGTCCGCGGTGGTGCACAGTCTGGTGGCACCTTACCGGGAAGTGAACTGCAGGCCGGGGACCCGAGCAGGCAACTGCACAGCGCGGATCAGAACTCACCACAGGGGATGTGCTGACGGGAGGACCGGCCCGGGTGGAACAGCGGGCCCTGCAGTCTCTGCGGGTGATGCCCACTACCAGACCCTGCCACTGCGCTTGTCTGCCGCGTCCCAGAGGTAGCAGGCACAGCAAGACGTGGGGATGAAGAGGGCAGCACACACCAAGGGCCGCACGTCCTGGTGGCCTTGTGAAGGACACTTCCTTCAGTGGACACTACCACCAGTTTGATGTTTATCTCGCTGGTCACGCTGCTCTGACCATTAATGACAGAAATATTTATGGCCACCTGGCAAGGAGCGCATCATCACTGACCAGAAGGCTTCAAGTGCTTGCTAAGGTCACTGAGGGTGGTCACGGCACAAACCTAGAACTCAGGTGAAATGCGGACCCAGAGCTGGAGCTGGTTCTGGGCACGTCTGCATGTACGAGCCGGCACCCATCAAGGCCCAAAGGACCCACCCAATCCCCTCTTGGCAGCAAGCTCTctaggagggggagggaggagacagtaAATAATGAGCTTAATGAAACAGGAAGTTGTCTAGAGGGTGGTTCTCACCTGAGGGCCATTCTGCCCCCGACCCAGGGGCCATTGGGCCAAGTGTGGGAGACTTCTGTGGTCGCCACAAGTCCGGGGCTGGGAGTgatactggcatctagtgggagGAGACCAAGGATGCTGCTCAATACCAGACTCAGTACTGAAGGTGAGAACCCTAATATAAGACGTTCCCAGGTCCTAAGGGCTATGGGAGGAAGCATCAGGTAGGACAAAGGACTGGGgagtgctgggctggggcagaggccacTGAGTCAGATGGTCAGGGTAGGCCTCGCGGAGCAGGCGAAGTGTTATTTCGCCAATGGAGCGTTGCCTACGTTCCAGCCCCTCTGCAGAAGTGCACACACAGCCCTGGAGAGGGGCAGGGCATGGTTTCAGGAAGAGTGTGCTCAAGCTGCGGCGTGTACCAAGTCCTCATTGAACTTTACCTCAGGGAGGCTGCGTGTCATCCTTACTAATGCACCGCAGTGCCGCCTGTGTGTGATGGACCCAGATGCAGTCGTCACTTCCAGGTCGGGGCTGGCCTGTCCACTTTCTGGCTCGGATTTGGACACCCGCTTGCAGCCAGCCCTGTGTCCAGACAGCGCCGTGCCCCCTCGCAGCGACCTGGGACCCTGGGGAGCAGAAACCATCTGCAGTTCACAGAGCCGTGGCCGAGAGGTTGATGGCACTGCAGGACTGGAGCATGTGTGTCTGCTGCCCCGAGACGGGGAGAAAGAGCGGCCATGATGGGCCCACAGCACTCAGAGAACCACGCGGGGCTGAGCCAGGTGGCCTTCCACAAAGTGGGCGGCCCTGCCCCTTGTCCCAAGGTCCCCTGGTCCCGAGACACAGGCCCG
The genomic region above belongs to Phyllostomus discolor isolate MPI-MPIP mPhyDis1 chromosome 13, mPhyDis1.pri.v3, whole genome shotgun sequence and contains:
- the CLEC4G gene encoding C-type lectin domain family 4 member G isoform X2, whose amino-acid sequence is MDTAGYSKWGGGLDEVPGGPCGRWGRRFLFLALALVVTAVLWAFILSILLSKASTQQGELLRRQDLLRANGLGTQAQLKTARAELAEAQVKLIQQQSALKELSELVTQSLAEAGRDRENIRSELFRELEAVRAGNSSCEQCPTSWLPFQGSCYFFSVVRARWEEAQHNCAGAGAHLVIVGNLEEQGFLSRNTRGRGYWLGLRAVRHASKVQSYQWIDGVSLSFSHWNRGEPNDSLGREDCVMMLRTGLWNDAPCDSEKDNWICEKRLSC
- the CLEC4G gene encoding C-type lectin domain family 4 member G isoform X1 translates to MDTAGYSKWGGGLDEVPGGPCGRWGRRFLFLALALVVTAVLWAFILSILLSKASTQQGELLRRQDLLRANASEQTVVLGHLKEEFRACNSCCLGTQAQLKTARAELAEAQVKLIQQQSALKELSELVTQSLAEAGRDRENIRSELFRELEAVRAGNSSCEQCPTSWLPFQGSCYFFSVVRARWEEAQHNCAGAGAHLVIVGNLEEQGFLSRNTRGRGYWLGLRAVRHASKVQSYQWIDGVSLSFSHWNRGEPNDSLGREDCVMMLRTGLWNDAPCDSEKDNWICEKRLSC